The following is a genomic window from Pseudomonas sp. FP2335.
GCATCATGGAGCGCAGTTGCTCGCCGATGACTTCGATACCGTGAGCGGCGTTGTTACGACGCTTGGCGGTCATCGAAGGGTAGCCGGTAGCGCCTTCGCTGATGAACATTTTGGCGTATTCGCCGTCCTGAATACGTTTCAGGGCGTTGCGCATAGCCTGACGGGACTCGGCGTTGATCACTTCCGGGCCAGTGACGTATTCGCCGTATTCGGCGTTGTTGGAGATCGAGTAGTTCATGTTGGCGATACCGCCTTCGTACATGAGGTCAACGATCAGCTTCAGTTCGTGCAAGCACTCGAAGTAGGCCATTTCTGGCGCGTAGCCAGCTTCAACCAGAGTTTCGAAGCCAGCTTTCACCAGCTCAACGGTACCGCCGCACAGAACGGCTTGCTCGCCGAACAGGTCGGTTTCAGTCTCGTCCTTGAAGGTGGTTTCGATGATGCCAGTACGACCACCACCCACGCCTGCTGCGTAGGACAGCGCAACGTTTTTGGCGTTGCCCGATGCGTCTTGGTAGATCGCGATCAGGTCAGGGATACCGCCGCCTTTGACGAACTCGGAACGCACGGTGTGACCCGGTGCTTTCGGCGCGATCATGATCACGTCGAGGTCAGCACGCGGCACAACCTGGTTGTAGTGGATCGCGAAGCCGTGGGAGAAGGCCAGGGTGGCGCCCTTCTTGATGTTCGGCTCGATTTCGTTCTTGTACAGCGAGGACTGGAACTCGTCCGGGGTCAGGATCATGACCAGGTCGGCAGCAGCAACAGCGGAAGCAACGTCAGTCACTTTCAGGCCATGGGCTTCTGCCTTGGCAACAGTGGCCGAGCCTTTGCGCAGGCCAACAGTCACGTCAACGCCGGAATCTTTCAGGTTGCAAGCTTGCGCGTGACCCTGGGAGCCGTAGCCGATGATGGCGACTTTCTTGCCCTGGATGATCGACAGGTCACAATCTTTATCGTAATAAACTTTCATGAGGTTCCTCTATATATCCAGGCCGTAAGGCCATTCGCTAATTTGGTTTAGATGCTGAGTACTTTGTCGCCACGGGCAATGCCGGTGACACCACTGCGTACCGTTTCCAGAATCGAGGCCGTCCCGATCGACTGGATGAAGCTGTCCAGCTTGTCGCTTGTACCGGTCAGTTGAACGGTATAAACGCTGGCGCTCACATCGACGATCTGCCCGCGATAAATATCGGTAGTGCGCTTGATCTCGGCACGTTGGGCGCCCGTGGCCTTGACTTTAACCAGCATCAGCTCGCGCTCAATGTGGGCACTTTCCGACAGGTCGACCAGCTTGACCACTTCGATCAGCTTGTTGAGGTTCTTGGTGATCTGCTCGATCACCTCATCGTGACCCACGGTGGTCAACGTCAGACGCGACAGGGTCGGGTCTTCGGTCGGGGCCACGGTCAGGCTTTCGATGTTGTAGTTACGTTGCGAAAACAGGCCGACAACACGAGACAGAGCGCCGGGTTCGTTCTCCAGAAGCAGGGAGATAATGTGCCGCATGATTAAGTACGCTCCGTCTTGTTCAGCCACATGTCGCGCATAGAGCCGTCTTTGATCTGCATCGGGTAGACGTGCTCACTGGTATCCACCTTGATATCGATGAACACCAGGCGATCCTTCATGGCGAACGCTTCTTCCATCTTCGGCTTCAGATCTTTCAGATCGGTGATGCGAATGCCGACATGGCCATAGGCTTCAACCAGCTTGACGAAGTCCGGCAGCGATTCCATGTAGGAATGGGAGTGACGGCTGTTGTAGCTCATGTCCTGCCACTGGCGAACCATGCCCAGTACGCCGTTGTTCAAGCACACGATCTTCACTGGAAGACCGTATTGCAGGCACGTCGACAGTTCCTGGATGTTCATCTGGATACTGCCCTCGCCGGTGACGCACGCGACGTCGCTGTCCGGGAAGCTCAGTTTCACACCCATGGCCGCAGGGAAACCAAAGCCCATCGTGCCCAGGCCACCGGAGTTGATCCAGCGGTTTGGCTTGTCGAACTTGTAGTACTGCGCGGCGAACATCTG
Proteins encoded in this region:
- the ilvC gene encoding ketol-acid reductoisomerase, giving the protein MKVYYDKDCDLSIIQGKKVAIIGYGSQGHAQACNLKDSGVDVTVGLRKGSATVAKAEAHGLKVTDVASAVAAADLVMILTPDEFQSSLYKNEIEPNIKKGATLAFSHGFAIHYNQVVPRADLDVIMIAPKAPGHTVRSEFVKGGGIPDLIAIYQDASGNAKNVALSYAAGVGGGRTGIIETTFKDETETDLFGEQAVLCGGTVELVKAGFETLVEAGYAPEMAYFECLHELKLIVDLMYEGGIANMNYSISNNAEYGEYVTGPEVINAESRQAMRNALKRIQDGEYAKMFISEGATGYPSMTAKRRNNAAHGIEVIGEQLRSMMPWIGANKIVDKAKN
- the ilvN gene encoding acetolactate synthase small subunit; this translates as MRHIISLLLENEPGALSRVVGLFSQRNYNIESLTVAPTEDPTLSRLTLTTVGHDEVIEQITKNLNKLIEVVKLVDLSESAHIERELMLVKVKATGAQRAEIKRTTDIYRGQIVDVSASVYTVQLTGTSDKLDSFIQSIGTASILETVRSGVTGIARGDKVLSI